A window of the Loxodonta africana isolate mLoxAfr1 chromosome 3, mLoxAfr1.hap2, whole genome shotgun sequence genome harbors these coding sequences:
- the LOC100665132 gene encoding cornifin-B-like, producing the protein MSSEQQKQPCAPPPQLQQQQVKLPCQPPPQEPCVPKVPEPCHPKVPEPCHPKVPEPCHPKVPEPCNPTVPDPCPPTVTPAPAQQKTKQK; encoded by the coding sequence ATGAGTTCCGAGCAGCAGAAGCAGCCCTgtgccccaccccctcagcttcaGCAGCAGCAGGTGAAACTGCCTTGCCAGCCTCCACCCCAAGAACCATGTGTCCCCAAGGTGCCTGAGCCCTGCCACCCCAAAGTGCCTGAGCCCTGCCACCCCAAGGTGCCTGAGCCCTGCCACCCCAAGGTACCTGAGCCCTGCAACCCCACGGTGCCTGACCCCTGCCCCCCAACGGTCACTCCAGCACCAGCCCAGCAGAAGACCAAGCAGAAGTAA